A window from Acidobacteriota bacterium encodes these proteins:
- a CDS encoding alpha/beta fold hydrolase: MTPRSRIVRTLFALAVVLAIVATAAVWRVHRATNPPLADSSGIDFASMKIPVEEIEFRATDGVSLRGWWIPGEPGNAPLVLCHDRAERKDRLINLALELHREGFPVLLFDFRGHGESQAATSTFGIHEKRDVLGAIDAVERLAPQARDIGIFGVGMGAQAAVLAAGDRSTVRVLVLDRLDREPEVAMQQTFFSGWEFASDRLAFLPRRIFGLMHDGSAQERAENRIDQLPGRSVLMLAPANDPRLTEEMKSLVRRIPDDVESDGNLVVLPTTLGNQLYGDQLDRYHERVSTFFRERLRG, from the coding sequence ATGACTCCTCGATCACGCATCGTTCGCACACTCTTCGCACTCGCCGTGGTTCTGGCGATCGTGGCGACGGCAGCGGTATGGCGTGTCCACCGTGCGACGAATCCACCGCTGGCGGACTCCTCGGGGATCGATTTCGCATCGATGAAGATACCGGTCGAAGAGATCGAATTTCGTGCGACTGACGGCGTGTCGCTCCGCGGTTGGTGGATTCCGGGCGAACCCGGAAACGCGCCGCTGGTCCTCTGTCACGACCGCGCCGAACGCAAGGATCGCTTGATCAATCTCGCGCTCGAGTTACACCGAGAGGGGTTCCCGGTATTGCTGTTCGATTTTCGTGGTCACGGAGAAAGCCAGGCCGCGACCAGCACGTTTGGGATCCACGAGAAGCGAGATGTCCTCGGTGCCATCGATGCCGTCGAACGCCTCGCACCGCAGGCGCGCGATATCGGCATCTTTGGCGTTGGCATGGGTGCCCAGGCCGCCGTACTTGCCGCCGGAGATCGCTCCACCGTTCGCGTGCTCGTCCTGGACCGTCTGGATCGAGAGCCCGAGGTCGCGATGCAACAAACGTTCTTCTCCGGCTGGGAGTTTGCGTCCGACCGACTGGCCTTCCTGCCACGACGGATTTTCGGCCTGATGCACGACGGCTCCGCGCAGGAGCGAGCAGAGAATCGCATCGATCAGCTTCCCGGTCGTTCGGTCTTGATGTTGGCTCCGGCCAACGATCCCCGATTGACCGAGGAGATGAAGTCGCTGGTTCGGCGGATTCCCGACGACGTCGAGTCGGATGGAAACCTCGTCGTCCTCCCAACAACCCTAGGAAACCAGCTCTACGGAGACCAGCTCGATCGTTATCACGAGAGAGTCTCGACGTTTTTCCGCGAGCGATTGCGCGGGTGA
- the uvrC gene encoding excinuclease ABC subunit UvrC: MSPEGGRWPAAVEDSLANLPRRPGVYIYRDAAGDPIYIGKAKSLRSRVRSYFQPSANHGPRIARMVREIANLELIVVDTEVEALILESNLIKKQRPRYNVVLRDDKHFPYLKLSSRDPYPRVSLVRKARRDGNVYCGPFLPASTARRSMKLVQKHFRVATCREIFDGKRRPCLYYHLDQCLAPCAGKTNEDEYGRAVTDARLFLEGRDTELRQSVERRMREASGDQRFEEAARQRDTLKVLDRLATRQRISHVGMEEQDYIAHHADGGQVAIQVFEVREGKVQTRREFTLENVETPIEELYATVLAQYYIDTLPPREVLLGSQPADQGLLRNWLMDRRGSAVRLAVPVRGPKHKFMEIVRRNARLAFDSRFRAHDSHTVTGLNELARIFGMTEPPNRIECFDISNIQGTDAVASMVVWYQGRPKKADYRSFNIRGVTGPDDFASIAEAVTRRYRRLIEESRTLPDLVLIDGGAGQLGAAVSALTAVGLPGLPVASLAKREEEIYLHGRQEPIRLDRHQPALQLLQRIRDEAHRFAVTHHRNRRRRRTLRTGLTDIQGIGPTLSKRLLTAFGSRRAVQEATVEQLSDHVGPRLAERIQRHFSS; the protein is encoded by the coding sequence ATGAGTCCGGAGGGTGGGCGTTGGCCCGCCGCGGTAGAGGACAGCCTGGCGAACCTGCCGAGACGCCCCGGTGTCTACATCTATCGCGATGCGGCGGGGGATCCGATCTACATCGGCAAGGCCAAGAGTCTTCGGTCTCGTGTGCGAAGTTATTTCCAGCCTTCGGCCAATCATGGTCCCCGTATCGCCCGCATGGTTCGCGAGATCGCGAATCTCGAATTGATCGTCGTGGATACCGAAGTGGAGGCGCTGATTCTTGAATCGAACCTGATCAAGAAGCAGCGTCCGCGCTACAACGTCGTTCTAAGAGACGACAAGCACTTTCCCTATCTCAAACTGTCGTCACGGGACCCCTATCCGCGGGTCTCTCTGGTTCGGAAGGCCCGTCGCGACGGGAACGTCTATTGCGGACCGTTCTTGCCTGCCTCTACGGCACGACGATCGATGAAACTGGTGCAAAAACATTTTCGGGTTGCCACGTGCCGCGAGATCTTTGACGGCAAGCGTCGCCCCTGCCTGTACTACCACCTGGATCAGTGTCTCGCACCGTGCGCCGGCAAGACGAACGAGGACGAATACGGCCGCGCCGTCACAGACGCCCGTCTGTTCCTCGAGGGACGCGACACCGAGCTGCGTCAATCCGTCGAGCGTCGCATGCGAGAGGCAAGTGGGGATCAACGCTTCGAGGAGGCGGCCCGGCAGCGAGATACCCTGAAGGTTCTTGACAGGCTCGCGACCCGTCAGCGAATCAGCCACGTGGGCATGGAGGAACAGGACTACATCGCACACCACGCCGATGGTGGTCAGGTGGCGATCCAGGTGTTCGAGGTCCGCGAGGGCAAGGTTCAGACTCGCCGTGAGTTCACGCTGGAAAACGTCGAGACGCCAATCGAGGAGCTCTACGCGACCGTGTTGGCGCAGTACTACATCGATACGTTGCCTCCTCGCGAGGTCCTCCTGGGGTCGCAACCCGCGGACCAGGGTCTATTGCGCAATTGGCTCATGGATCGTCGCGGTTCCGCCGTGCGGCTGGCCGTGCCGGTTCGCGGGCCCAAGCACAAGTTCATGGAGATCGTCCGTCGGAACGCACGACTGGCGTTCGACTCTCGCTTCCGTGCCCATGACAGTCACACGGTGACCGGCCTCAACGAGTTGGCTCGGATTTTCGGCATGACGGAGCCGCCCAATCGAATCGAGTGTTTCGATATCTCGAACATCCAGGGCACGGACGCCGTGGCCTCGATGGTCGTCTGGTATCAGGGGCGGCCGAAGAAGGCCGACTACCGTTCGTTCAACATCCGCGGCGTGACGGGGCCCGATGATTTCGCCTCGATCGCCGAGGCCGTGACGCGTCGCTATCGGCGATTGATCGAGGAGAGTCGGACGCTTCCGGATCTTGTCCTGATCGATGGAGGGGCCGGGCAGCTGGGCGCTGCGGTAAGCGCATTGACCGCCGTGGGTCTGCCGGGTCTGCCGGTGGCGTCTCTCGCGAAGCGTGAGGAAGAGATCTACCTGCACGGGCGACAGGAGCCGATTCGTCTGGATCGTCATCAGCCGGCGCTTCAGTTGCTCCAGCGGATCCGGGATGAGGCACACCGCTTCGCGGTAACCCATCACCGCAATCGGCGTCGCCGACGCACGCTCAGGACCGGCCTGACCGACATTCAAGGCATCGGGCCGACCCTGTCGAAACGACTCCTGACCGCATTCGGCAGCCGACGGGCCGTGCAGGAGGCGACGGTCGAGCAGCTGAGCGATCACGTAGGACCCCGGCTGGCCGAGCGCATCCAGCGGCATTTTTCCTCCTGA
- a CDS encoding sulfatase-like hydrolase/transferase, with the protein MTEGSKRWMLGCAIAGLLLAMVGCPAGNGDGRGAASRPDIVLVTVDGLVPDQMSLFGGELETPILTALAESGRAWSDGMTAVPMTRPGVATYLTGLGLAEHNVRDDILHGLDDSIPTLAERLAAAGYATVALPDAASLGVDSGLHRGFDVVRDPPKPPLFGDRFLPTIHESKSLAESVGAYLEGVPTEQPVFAWIHLSSPYYEQMVIEGKLRDGGATETEDTATEESAEAKPEGGLSRLDRFVGGVFDAFRVANRWDGSLIVVAGNLGQVAGNPDEIQGAGFSMSPAALRVPIIARGPEELDRDAGDSVWSPDVTATIAAAAGIESLGAGVPLTEPGGDRVLHAASWALLDQMNWKPIRAARHGPWFLRDDITEGFSNLDGDGVDGDDDVRTSLEATLADLDPAPRVAIESEKISQILVDLEINQDPSPLDGRSFGDPASRKKVADLIWRARRAAISRDGAAALRGYRQALARDPSNYAAMLDFVQIQALSGISAGERIFKRLMAGFAEDPEALHWGAHRFWTDDRARSETILLAILPHFPNHGDILYDLACARSLDGDLDASADYLQRSIDAGFDVLRQASHDSDLRNLRDSGRLAEILREDPS; encoded by the coding sequence ATGACTGAGGGGTCGAAGCGTTGGATGTTGGGGTGTGCGATCGCGGGATTGCTGTTGGCGATGGTCGGTTGCCCGGCGGGTAACGGCGACGGTCGCGGCGCGGCGTCTCGACCCGACATCGTCCTCGTCACCGTCGATGGACTCGTTCCCGATCAGATGTCTCTGTTCGGAGGAGAGCTCGAGACGCCGATTCTGACGGCCCTCGCCGAGTCCGGTCGAGCCTGGTCCGACGGCATGACCGCAGTTCCCATGACACGGCCGGGGGTGGCGACCTATCTCACCGGCCTCGGTCTGGCCGAGCACAACGTTCGCGACGATATTCTTCACGGCCTCGACGATTCGATTCCTACCCTTGCCGAGCGTCTCGCAGCGGCCGGCTATGCGACGGTCGCGCTCCCGGATGCCGCAAGTCTCGGCGTCGACAGTGGGCTGCATCGTGGGTTCGATGTGGTGCGGGATCCGCCGAAGCCTCCGCTGTTCGGGGATCGGTTTCTCCCGACGATCCATGAGTCGAAGTCACTGGCGGAATCGGTGGGTGCCTATCTTGAGGGTGTGCCCACGGAGCAGCCCGTGTTCGCCTGGATCCACCTGTCGTCTCCCTACTACGAGCAGATGGTGATCGAGGGGAAGCTTCGGGATGGAGGCGCCACGGAGACTGAAGATACGGCTACCGAGGAATCCGCCGAGGCGAAGCCCGAGGGTGGGCTCTCGCGTCTCGATCGCTTCGTCGGGGGTGTCTTCGACGCGTTTCGCGTGGCGAATCGCTGGGACGGCAGCCTCATCGTGGTCGCCGGCAACCTGGGGCAGGTCGCGGGGAATCCTGATGAGATCCAGGGTGCGGGATTCTCGATGTCACCCGCAGCCCTCCGGGTGCCGATCATCGCCCGCGGACCCGAAGAGCTCGATCGCGACGCCGGCGACAGCGTCTGGTCGCCGGATGTGACGGCGACGATCGCCGCCGCCGCCGGAATCGAGTCCCTCGGGGCCGGGGTCCCATTAACGGAGCCCGGGGGGGATCGTGTGCTTCACGCCGCCAGTTGGGCGCTCCTCGATCAGATGAACTGGAAGCCGATTCGGGCGGCCCGTCACGGCCCATGGTTCTTGCGTGACGACATCACGGAGGGTTTCTCGAACCTCGACGGCGACGGGGTCGACGGGGATGACGACGTTCGCACCTCCCTCGAAGCGACCCTCGCCGACCTGGATCCTGCCCCACGCGTCGCCATCGAGTCCGAGAAGATCTCGCAGATCCTGGTGGATCTCGAGATCAACCAGGACCCAAGCCCCCTCGACGGCCGGAGCTTCGGGGACCCCGCCTCCCGAAAGAAAGTCGCCGACCTGATCTGGCGGGCTCGTCGAGCGGCGATTTCGCGGGATGGGGCGGCCGCCCTGCGCGGTTATCGTCAGGCGCTGGCGAGGGATCCGTCGAACTACGCGGCGATGTTGGACTTCGTTCAAATCCAGGCGCTCTCCGGAATAAGCGCAGGGGAGCGCATCTTCAAGAGATTGATGGCGGGATTCGCCGAGGACCCTGAGGCCCTTCACTGGGGCGCCCACCGCTTCTGGACGGATGACCGGGCCCGGTCGGAGACGATCCTGCTGGCGATCCTTCCCCACTTCCCCAACCACGGCGACATCCTTTACGATCTGGCCTGTGCCCGCAGCCTGGACGGAGATCTGGACGCGTCGGCCGACTACCTGCAGCGCTCGATCGATGCGGGCTTCGACGTACTCCGCCAGGCGTCTCACGACAGCGATCTACGAAACCTGCGCGACTCGGGTCGGTTGGCGGAGATTCTCAGGGAAGACCCGTCATGA
- a CDS encoding polyprenyl synthetase family protein — MSDAVSDDLDRFLERCRQAVDDRLDQHVPPLGTQPAILHEAMRYTLLAPGKRLRGAVLLAVVEMLRGDVDAAVDVAAAIEMVHAASLILDDLPSMDDASLRRGRESSHRRFGEANAILAAIGLLNLGYGTVSGCRALTDRTRGEIVSGLSSAIGAEGLVGGQVADLEATGTNLELDSLEFIHRNKTGALFIVSAEAGAWVAGGGRRDREALHAYAKNLGLAFQITDDLLDFSGDPAATGKDAGLDRGKTTFVDLCGIEGARKLTDQLIDTAILNLKSLGRRSHRLAALAEAVRGRDR, encoded by the coding sequence ATGTCCGACGCCGTCTCAGACGACCTGGATCGTTTTCTCGAACGTTGTCGACAAGCGGTCGATGACCGATTGGACCAACACGTCCCGCCGCTCGGGACGCAGCCGGCAATCCTTCACGAGGCGATGCGATACACGCTGCTGGCGCCCGGGAAACGGTTACGCGGCGCGGTTCTGCTGGCGGTGGTCGAGATGCTTCGAGGGGATGTGGACGCGGCGGTCGATGTCGCGGCGGCGATCGAGATGGTGCATGCGGCGTCACTGATCCTCGACGACCTGCCATCCATGGACGACGCGTCCCTGCGACGTGGACGCGAGTCTTCTCATCGACGATTCGGCGAAGCGAACGCGATCCTCGCCGCCATTGGCCTGCTTAATCTCGGTTACGGCACCGTGTCGGGCTGTCGCGCCTTGACCGATCGGACCCGTGGAGAGATCGTGAGCGGCCTGAGCTCCGCCATCGGTGCCGAGGGCCTGGTGGGTGGGCAGGTCGCCGATCTGGAAGCGACGGGGACGAATCTCGAGTTGGATAGCCTGGAGTTCATCCATCGGAACAAGACGGGGGCCCTGTTCATCGTCTCCGCAGAGGCGGGGGCCTGGGTCGCCGGTGGCGGCAGGCGAGATCGCGAGGCGTTGCATGCCTATGCGAAGAACCTCGGATTGGCGTTCCAGATTACCGATGATCTTCTCGATTTCAGTGGAGATCCGGCTGCGACCGGGAAAGATGCCGGCCTGGATCGGGGGAAGACGACCTTCGTGGATCTGTGTGGTATCGAGGGTGCGCGAAAACTTACCGACCAACTGATTGATACGGCAATCCTGAATCTGAAATCATTGGGTCGTCGCAGCCACCGACTCGCCGCACTGGCCGAGGCCGTACGGGGTCGGGACCGCTAG
- a CDS encoding sulfatase-like hydrolase/transferase has translation MIRLRAAVWAGALAILASVGCDGDTSEARRVLFVTLDTTRADHLGFYGYEEAETPNMDRAASRGAVFEQAVSQVPTTLPSHSTMFTGLYPPEHGVRYNLVYKLGPEAVTLAEVLRDEEFATAAFPASFIVSSRFGIDQGFDTWDEPKGSEDFKGPDQAFQRDAKSGVDRALTWMQGREDERQFVWLHFYDPHLPYKLPFPYSDRFRDRPYDGEIAFVDAQLGRIFEWLDDTGGWDETLLVVVGDHGEGLFDHGTRTHSFLVYDSTQHVPLFFRGPGIDRTRVDEPVGLADLMPTILELLEIETELKFGGTSLVPALHGGSIPQREIYAETLAGSLNYGWQELRSLRDGRYKLIDSDRPELFDLANDPGERDDLASLEPGRVQEMQARLAEFLESMEGDVASAEQTPIGLTAAERALLASLGYTEGSGGSAENATHPQDVVFLAEDLVAGAEMLKAGNYEQGKELAEYVLGLDPANKWALQHLSNAFASEGKFQEAQDVAKEFMDRYPDADQSYINFGHILKARGDDASTLAHFRNARERFPDSEWIAYYELLAGFDNDLPEVCEAMIRKAIDDFPTFSPITVMLARCSARNGDPDQAVSLLRIAVANGYASMSLVEASADFADTLRSEAWRSWREEVDGKLNALQ, from the coding sequence ATGATTCGTCTCCGGGCAGCGGTCTGGGCCGGTGCGTTGGCGATCCTGGCGTCGGTGGGTTGTGACGGGGATACCTCGGAGGCGCGACGGGTTCTGTTTGTGACCCTTGACACGACCCGCGCCGATCATCTCGGCTTTTACGGGTACGAAGAGGCGGAGACCCCGAACATGGATCGGGCCGCGTCACGGGGGGCCGTCTTCGAGCAGGCGGTGTCTCAGGTGCCCACGACCCTGCCGTCCCACAGCACCATGTTCACCGGTCTCTACCCACCGGAGCACGGGGTTCGCTACAACCTCGTTTACAAGCTGGGTCCCGAGGCCGTGACGCTGGCGGAGGTCTTGCGAGACGAGGAATTCGCGACGGCCGCGTTCCCGGCTTCCTTCATCGTGTCGTCACGCTTCGGGATCGACCAGGGATTCGACACGTGGGACGAGCCCAAGGGCTCCGAGGATTTCAAGGGACCCGATCAGGCTTTCCAGCGCGATGCCAAGAGCGGCGTCGATCGTGCGTTGACCTGGATGCAGGGTCGTGAGGACGAGCGGCAGTTCGTGTGGCTTCACTTCTACGACCCCCACCTTCCTTACAAATTGCCGTTCCCGTACTCGGATCGTTTTCGCGATCGTCCTTACGACGGCGAGATCGCGTTCGTTGATGCGCAGCTGGGTCGGATCTTCGAGTGGCTCGACGACACCGGCGGCTGGGACGAGACTCTGCTCGTGGTCGTCGGGGATCACGGTGAGGGCCTCTTCGACCATGGCACACGAACCCACTCCTTCCTCGTCTACGATTCGACGCAGCACGTCCCCTTGTTCTTTCGTGGCCCCGGCATCGATCGAACCCGCGTCGATGAGCCGGTGGGGCTGGCCGACCTGATGCCGACCATCCTGGAGCTTCTGGAGATCGAGACCGAGTTGAAGTTCGGCGGGACGAGTCTGGTGCCGGCGCTGCACGGCGGTTCCATTCCTCAGCGCGAAATCTATGCCGAGACCCTCGCCGGGTCGTTGAACTACGGCTGGCAGGAGTTGCGATCCCTTCGGGACGGTCGCTACAAGCTGATCGACTCCGATCGACCCGAGCTGTTCGACCTTGCTAACGATCCCGGAGAACGGGATGACCTGGCCTCACTCGAACCGGGGCGCGTCCAGGAGATGCAGGCACGCCTGGCGGAGTTCCTGGAGTCGATGGAAGGTGACGTCGCCAGCGCCGAGCAGACGCCGATCGGCCTGACGGCGGCCGAACGGGCGCTCCTGGCGAGCCTTGGCTACACGGAGGGGAGTGGCGGTAGTGCGGAGAACGCGACCCATCCCCAGGATGTGGTTTTCCTCGCCGAGGATCTCGTGGCCGGCGCGGAGATGCTCAAGGCCGGAAACTACGAGCAGGGAAAGGAATTGGCGGAGTACGTCCTCGGGCTGGACCCTGCCAACAAGTGGGCGTTGCAACATCTCTCCAACGCATTTGCCTCCGAGGGCAAGTTCCAGGAGGCACAGGATGTCGCCAAGGAGTTCATGGATCGCTATCCGGATGCGGATCAGAGCTACATCAACTTTGGGCATATCCTGAAGGCCCGTGGGGACGACGCGTCGACGCTGGCCCATTTTCGTAACGCCAGAGAACGTTTTCCCGACTCGGAGTGGATCGCGTACTACGAGCTTCTGGCCGGATTCGACAACGATCTCCCCGAGGTCTGCGAAGCGATGATCCGAAAAGCGATCGACGACTTCCCGACGTTCTCTCCGATTACCGTCATGCTGGCCCGTTGTTCGGCACGCAATGGGGACCCCGATCAGGCCGTCAGTCTTCTCCGGATCGCGGTGGCCAACGGTTATGCGAGCATGTCCCTGGTGGAGGCTTCTGCGGACTTCGCAGACACTCTCAGGAGTGAAGCGTGGCGGAGTTGGCGGGAAGAGGTCGACGGGAAACTGAACGCGCTGCAATAG